From the Brevibacillus choshinensis genome, one window contains:
- a CDS encoding ubiquitin-like small modifier protein 1, with product MRVKVFANFREICQAKSVEVPMDSGDRVIDILEALIRMYPALDEEIFTPERTFKPFVHVFINGRNVIHANGLETRVLEDDQFALFPPVAGG from the coding sequence ATGAGAGTGAAAGTCTTTGCCAACTTTCGAGAGATCTGCCAGGCAAAATCGGTGGAAGTACCCATGGACAGCGGCGATCGCGTCATTGATATTCTCGAAGCTTTGATTCGGATGTATCCTGCTTTAGACGAAGAAATCTTTACACCGGAGCGAACATTCAAACCGTTTGTCCATGTGTTCATCAATGGGCGTAATGTTATTCATGCGAATGGACTGGAGACCCGCGTACTGGAAGATGACCAGTTTGCGCTGTTCCCGCCGGTGGCAGGAGGATAA
- a CDS encoding molybdopterin molybdotransferase MoeA — protein sequence MKFFNVKTVTETLEVIAGEFRPNRPPIEVSLIDALDMVLAEDIISCEQVPHFARSTVDGYAVRARDTYGASDSLPAFLDVTGKIEMGKEASLLIREGQAQSIPTGGMIPDGADSVVMIEHVEEVGDMLNVYRQVAPGENIIRAGDDVEKGELVIAAGQRLRPQDLGVLSAIGKTRVLVYPRPIVAILSTGDEIVPADKKELAPGEIRDINSITVAAAARQCGAEVIDGGIVPDDYSSFAQKAKELFERSDLLLLSGGSSVGTRDYTEQVMQSLGDPGVLVHGVSIKPGKPTILAKAGNKPVVGLPGHPASALIIFHLFVAPLIKRLQGQELAQYDQRILARISRNIASAVGRSDYIRVKLEEREGGLWAVPVFGKSGLISTLVKSDGMVEISANKEGILEGEIVHVHLFQ from the coding sequence ATGAAATTCTTCAATGTGAAAACCGTAACGGAAACGTTGGAAGTGATTGCAGGTGAATTTCGACCGAACCGACCTCCCATTGAGGTGTCGTTGATAGATGCACTGGATATGGTCCTTGCCGAAGATATTATTTCGTGTGAGCAGGTCCCTCACTTTGCCCGTTCGACTGTGGATGGATATGCGGTACGGGCACGCGATACTTATGGAGCTTCTGATTCGTTGCCGGCTTTTCTCGATGTGACTGGCAAGATTGAGATGGGCAAGGAAGCTTCCCTACTCATCAGGGAAGGACAAGCTCAGTCGATTCCGACAGGTGGAATGATACCTGATGGCGCTGACAGTGTCGTCATGATCGAGCACGTGGAGGAAGTAGGTGACATGCTTAATGTATATAGACAGGTAGCGCCTGGTGAGAACATTATCCGCGCAGGGGACGACGTGGAAAAGGGTGAGCTGGTCATCGCGGCGGGACAGCGACTGCGTCCGCAAGATCTGGGAGTCCTTTCTGCGATCGGCAAGACGAGAGTGCTTGTTTACCCTAGACCGATTGTTGCCATTTTGTCTACGGGAGACGAAATCGTGCCTGCGGATAAAAAGGAGCTTGCCCCAGGAGAAATCCGCGATATTAACAGCATTACCGTAGCCGCGGCAGCAAGACAATGCGGAGCAGAGGTCATAGACGGCGGGATCGTACCGGATGACTATTCTTCATTTGCGCAGAAAGCGAAGGAATTGTTCGAGCGATCCGATTTGCTCCTCTTATCAGGAGGTAGCTCGGTAGGAACGCGCGACTACACCGAACAGGTTATGCAGTCATTGGGGGATCCTGGCGTCTTAGTTCACGGGGTTTCTATCAAGCCAGGAAAGCCGACGATCCTTGCGAAAGCAGGAAACAAGCCTGTCGTGGGGCTGCCGGGTCACCCCGCCTCTGCATTGATTATTTTCCATCTGTTTGTCGCTCCCTTGATCAAAAGGCTGCAAGGGCAGGAGCTTGCCCAATACGATCAGAGGATTCTTGCGCGTATTTCTCGCAATATTGCGTCTGCAGTGGGACGCTCGGACTACATCCGTGTTAAGCTGGAGGAGCGGGAGGGCGGCTTGTGGGCCGTTCCTGTCTTCGGAAAATCTGGATTGATATCGACCTTGGTCAAAAGTGATGGCATGGTCGAAATATCCGCAAATAAAGAGGGAATTTTGGAAGGCGAAATCGTACATGTACACCTATTTCAGTGA
- a CDS encoding molybdopterin biosynthesis protein has product MRKIYLEDTPLKEAQQQIANRIHFMPLVEVIPTREALGRVTAQPIYAKVSMPNFHASAMDGIAVKAEKTYGADEQHPVRLRYQVDYVEVDTGDPIPDGFDAVIMIEHVHQIDKETVEILEAVAPWQHIRPIGEDVVIGEVIVPDRHKLRPVDLGALMAGGNVTVPVLRKPRVAIIPTGTELIEPSENVAEGEIIEFNGTVFAAYLQEWGAEPVYHGIVKDDYELIKSAVKSAVQDADMVLLNAGSSAGREDFTVHVVEELGEVLTHGVATRPGKPVVVGVIDEKPVIGLPGYPVSAYLNLEWFARSLVFHYYGLLEPERQRIQATVGRRIVSVMGAEDFIRVTIGCMDGQFIANPLTRSAGVTMSMVRADGLLRIPPGNLGYEQGEVVDVELYRPLEQIQHTIVSTGSHDLSMDVLHSLIRKKNPGRFLISSHVGSMGGILAIQKGEAHIAGVHLFDEETGTYNQTYIEKYLADKDVVLVQLVYRQQGWFVKKGNPLGISSVHDLAKPGITYINRQRGAGTRLLFDYLLKQEAVDREGIYGYSREAVSHLSVAAAVAGGTADAGLGIYSAAAAMKLDFIPVSEERYDLLMTRAFYLSSQGQELLTCIRSDEFVAEMEALGGYSCRDSGKIVFSTSMSEI; this is encoded by the coding sequence ATGCGCAAAATCTACTTAGAAGATACGCCGCTTAAGGAAGCGCAGCAGCAGATTGCGAACCGGATTCACTTCATGCCGCTGGTGGAAGTGATTCCGACGCGTGAAGCACTGGGACGAGTCACTGCCCAGCCCATTTACGCCAAGGTATCGATGCCGAATTTTCACGCTTCCGCCATGGACGGTATCGCCGTGAAAGCGGAAAAAACATACGGTGCCGATGAGCAGCATCCGGTACGATTGAGGTATCAGGTCGATTATGTAGAAGTAGATACGGGCGACCCGATCCCAGATGGATTCGACGCAGTGATTATGATCGAGCATGTCCATCAAATCGATAAAGAGACAGTTGAAATATTGGAAGCGGTCGCTCCTTGGCAGCATATTCGACCGATCGGCGAGGATGTCGTAATAGGTGAGGTGATCGTTCCAGATCGGCACAAATTACGTCCGGTAGATCTCGGGGCTTTAATGGCAGGTGGCAATGTCACGGTGCCTGTTCTGCGTAAGCCACGTGTTGCGATTATTCCGACGGGTACCGAGCTAATTGAGCCTTCTGAGAATGTGGCAGAGGGAGAAATCATCGAGTTTAATGGGACTGTTTTTGCCGCTTATTTGCAGGAGTGGGGAGCAGAGCCTGTCTACCACGGCATCGTAAAAGACGATTACGAGTTAATCAAAAGTGCAGTAAAATCCGCCGTCCAGGACGCGGATATGGTACTCTTAAATGCAGGATCATCTGCAGGGCGGGAGGATTTCACCGTCCATGTGGTAGAAGAGTTGGGAGAGGTTTTGACGCATGGCGTTGCGACACGTCCGGGTAAACCGGTTGTCGTAGGTGTCATTGACGAAAAGCCGGTGATTGGACTGCCTGGTTATCCCGTATCTGCCTATCTGAATCTGGAATGGTTTGCTCGTTCGCTCGTCTTCCATTATTACGGTCTGCTGGAGCCAGAGCGACAGCGGATTCAAGCGACGGTCGGGCGACGTATCGTATCCGTTATGGGGGCAGAGGATTTCATTCGTGTGACCATCGGTTGTATGGATGGTCAGTTTATCGCCAATCCTTTGACTAGATCAGCTGGCGTCACGATGTCCATGGTACGTGCAGATGGGCTGTTGCGCATTCCACCAGGGAACCTAGGATATGAGCAAGGCGAAGTCGTAGACGTAGAGCTGTATCGTCCGTTGGAACAAATTCAACATACGATTGTATCCACCGGTAGCCACGATCTATCTATGGACGTGCTTCATTCTCTTATACGCAAGAAGAATCCGGGACGTTTCCTCATTTCATCGCATGTCGGTAGTATGGGTGGCATCTTGGCCATTCAAAAAGGGGAAGCGCATATCGCGGGTGTTCATTTGTTCGATGAAGAAACGGGTACGTATAATCAGACGTACATCGAAAAGTATCTCGCTGACAAAGATGTCGTACTGGTCCAGCTTGTGTACCGACAACAAGGCTGGTTTGTGAAAAAAGGCAACCCGCTTGGGATTTCGTCCGTACACGATTTGGCGAAACCAGGAATTACTTATATCAATCGTCAACGAGGAGCAGGGACGAGGTTGCTCTTTGACTATTTGCTTAAGCAAGAAGCTGTAGACAGAGAGGGCATCTACGGCTACTCTCGAGAGGCAGTCTCTCATCTGAGTGTTGCGGCAGCCGTCGCAGGGGGAACAGCAGATGCTGGTCTCGGCATCTATTCAGCGGCAGCAGCGATGAAGCTGGATTTTATCCCGGTATCAGAAGAACGATATGACTTGTTGATGACCAGAGCATTCTATCTGAGCAGTCAAGGCCAGGAGCTTCTCACCTGTATCCGTTCGGACGAGTTCGTCGCAGAAATGGAAGCATTGGGTGGATATAGCTGCCGCGATTCAGGAAAGATTGTTTTTTCAACATCAATGTCAGAAATATAA
- the moaA gene encoding GTP 3',8-cyclase MoaA → MPEQILDTRNRPLRDLRISVTDKCNFRCQYCMPAEIFGPDFEFLPQHKLLSFEEITRLTTIFTSVGVGKIRITGGEPLMRKDLPTLIRMIRQVEGVQDIAMTTNGSLLARHAKALKEAGLDRVTVSLDSLDDERFGRMNGRGYHVSDVLKGIEAAAEAGLSVKMNMVVQRGVNDEDILPMARYFREQNHTLRFIEFMDVGNSNGWKLDQVVPSSEIVRMIHEEMPLEPIDPNYYGEVASRYRYVGTDQEIGLISSVTQAFCSTCTRARLSAEGKLYNCLFASSGNDLREPLREGKTDDEIRELIREIWAQRDERYSEVRLDDTPGLQQRSKVEMSHIGG, encoded by the coding sequence GTGCCAGAGCAAATACTTGATACACGAAATCGCCCTCTCCGAGATCTGCGTATTTCCGTGACAGACAAATGCAATTTTCGTTGCCAGTACTGTATGCCCGCCGAAATTTTCGGCCCGGATTTTGAATTTCTCCCGCAGCACAAGCTGCTTTCATTTGAAGAAATTACGCGATTGACGACGATTTTCACGTCGGTGGGAGTGGGCAAGATCCGGATTACAGGCGGAGAGCCGTTGATGCGGAAAGATTTACCTACATTAATTAGAATGATCAGACAAGTAGAGGGTGTCCAGGATATCGCCATGACCACGAATGGCTCGCTCCTTGCTCGTCACGCAAAAGCGCTGAAGGAGGCAGGACTGGATCGGGTAACGGTCAGTCTGGATAGCCTGGATGATGAGCGGTTTGGACGAATGAACGGGAGAGGCTATCACGTTTCGGATGTGCTAAAGGGGATCGAAGCCGCAGCCGAGGCTGGGCTTTCTGTCAAAATGAACATGGTGGTTCAACGCGGTGTCAACGATGAAGATATTTTGCCGATGGCTCGGTACTTCCGTGAACAGAATCACACCCTCCGCTTCATCGAATTCATGGATGTGGGGAACAGTAACGGATGGAAGCTGGATCAGGTCGTTCCTTCCAGTGAAATCGTCCGCATGATTCACGAAGAGATGCCATTGGAGCCGATCGATCCCAATTATTACGGAGAAGTAGCCTCGCGCTATCGGTACGTGGGAACGGATCAGGAAATCGGCTTGATTTCGTCGGTGACCCAGGCCTTTTGTTCTACCTGCACACGTGCACGTTTGTCTGCAGAGGGCAAGCTGTACAACTGTCTGTTCGCCTCCTCTGGCAATGATCTGCGAGAGCCTTTGCGTGAGGGAAAGACCGATGACGAGATCCGCGAGTTGATTCGTGAGATCTGGGCGCAGCGCGACGAACGTTATTCAGAAGTAAGGCTGGACGACACGCCAGGCTTACAACAGCGCTCCAAGGTGGAAATGTCCCATATCGGGGGCTGA
- the infC gene encoding translation initiation factor IF-3 — protein sequence MLINEAIRAREVRLIGADGSQLGVVAFREALRIAQEAELDLVNVAPTAKPPVCRIMDYGKFKYEQAKKEKEARKNQKIIELKEVRFSSNIEEHDFQTKLRNVRKFLEDQHKVKCTIRFRGREITHSEIGLAVMERVAAQCEDLASPERRPKIEGRSMIMILAPKAEK from the coding sequence ATGTTGATTAACGAAGCGATCCGTGCCCGTGAAGTCCGATTAATCGGTGCTGACGGGAGCCAATTGGGAGTCGTAGCCTTTAGGGAAGCTTTGCGCATTGCCCAGGAAGCTGAATTGGATCTGGTAAACGTTGCTCCTACAGCCAAGCCGCCTGTATGCCGTATTATGGACTATGGAAAGTTCAAGTACGAGCAGGCCAAGAAGGAAAAGGAAGCACGCAAAAACCAGAAGATCATCGAGCTCAAAGAAGTGCGTTTCTCTTCCAACATCGAGGAACACGATTTCCAAACAAAGCTTCGCAACGTCCGTAAGTTCTTGGAGGATCAACACAAGGTGAAGTGTACGATCCGTTTCCGTGGACGTGAAATCACCCACTCCGAAATCGGACTTGCCGTTATGGAACGTGTTGCTGCCCAGTGTGAAGATCTCGCTTCGCCTGAGCGCAGGCCGAAGATCGAAGGCCGCAGCATGATCATGATTCTGGCTCCGAAAGCGGAAAAGTAA
- the rpmI gene encoding 50S ribosomal protein L35, with protein sequence MPKMKTNKAAAKRFKKTGSGQLKRDRAFGSHLFANKSTKAKRHLRKASLVSKGDQKRMEQMLTYL encoded by the coding sequence ATGCCTAAAATGAAAACCAACAAGGCTGCTGCGAAACGTTTCAAAAAAACCGGAAGCGGCCAATTGAAGCGCGACCGCGCTTTTGGTAGCCACTTGTTCGCTAACAAATCCACAAAAGCGAAACGCCACCTGCGTAAAGCTTCACTGGTATCCAAAGGCGATCAAAAACGTATGGAGCAAATGCTCACATACCTGTAA
- the rplT gene encoding 50S ribosomal protein L20, translated as MPRVKGGIVTRRRHKKILKLAKGYFGSKHRLFKSANAQVMKSLLYAYRDRRQKKRDFRKLWITRINAQARLNGLSYSRLMHGLKVAGIEVNRKMLADLAVNDKAAFNDLAAVAKGKLNA; from the coding sequence ATGCCAAGAGTAAAAGGTGGCATTGTTACACGCCGTCGTCATAAGAAAATCTTGAAACTGGCGAAAGGTTACTTCGGTTCCAAACATCGCCTGTTTAAATCCGCTAATGCGCAGGTAATGAAATCCCTGCTGTACGCATACCGTGACCGTCGTCAAAAGAAACGTGATTTCCGCAAACTGTGGATCACTCGTATCAACGCGCAAGCTCGCCTGAACGGCCTGTCTTACAGCCGTCTCATGCATGGCCTGAAAGTAGCTGGCATCGAAGTTAACCGCAAAATGCTGGCTGACCTGGCTGTGAACGACAAAGCAGCTTTCAACGATCTGGCTGCTGTTGCAAAAGGCAAACTGAACGCGTAA
- a CDS encoding MFS transporter, with amino-acid sequence MSRPKWMFFVRELDAYPTGRKRIFLLFVVILANFVANYESQMAPVLSLILKDIGISNPEYGLIVSLSVVAAAFGALLGGPLSDRYGRTLILVPGLLLTVLCVFGMIFVNSFGSLLFMRVVLNFIEGGFIGATAGLVRDFSPRMGRALSFGFWSYGTSGSNFFAALVAGYTLPYFGTWQSQFYIAGFLSLIVAIFVMFTIHDLSPRLREKVILNSATADEVNKPNVQPQPEFERKATKTTSQAISGKVEDATGSHAMTPMQTLRLAMKQKHIWALAIGCTFFLMLYLTLASYGPLILVQAFGYMPARAAFVSQFFWLFSLVTLIVSGYISDKLQLRKVISLIGVLGMIAVMSIWILTMHNPVSETTMILLISLMGGCLGFAYSPWMALYSENLEDLHGGIQASGWAVWSFVLRIYAIISAIPLNLIAVRYGWDTWLWITLIGAIIYIPLLCLGKGPWFKRPLSGRIPTAVDS; translated from the coding sequence ATGAGCAGGCCAAAATGGATGTTTTTCGTAAGGGAGTTGGATGCGTATCCTACGGGGAGAAAGCGAATATTTCTCTTGTTTGTGGTGATATTGGCCAATTTTGTGGCGAACTACGAGTCACAGATGGCTCCTGTGCTTTCATTGATTTTGAAAGATATCGGAATCTCCAATCCTGAGTATGGCTTGATCGTCTCATTGTCTGTCGTAGCGGCTGCTTTTGGAGCGCTCTTAGGAGGTCCCTTGTCAGATCGATACGGACGCACGCTGATCCTGGTTCCTGGTTTGTTGTTGACGGTTCTTTGTGTATTTGGAATGATATTCGTCAATTCCTTTGGTTCCCTATTGTTTATGCGGGTTGTACTCAATTTTATTGAAGGAGGATTCATCGGGGCAACTGCAGGCTTAGTCCGCGATTTTTCGCCGCGAATGGGGAGAGCGTTGTCATTTGGATTTTGGAGTTACGGGACATCCGGCTCCAATTTCTTTGCTGCTCTTGTGGCGGGATACACACTGCCGTATTTTGGAACATGGCAATCTCAGTTCTACATTGCTGGCTTTTTAAGTCTGATTGTCGCCATATTTGTCATGTTTACCATACACGATCTGTCTCCAAGACTGCGGGAAAAAGTGATTCTGAATAGCGCCACAGCAGATGAGGTGAACAAGCCGAACGTACAGCCACAGCCTGAATTTGAACGGAAGGCAACCAAGACAACGAGCCAAGCGATAAGTGGAAAGGTGGAAGATGCCACAGGCTCGCACGCGATGACTCCTATGCAGACACTCCGACTCGCCATGAAGCAAAAGCACATTTGGGCTTTGGCTATCGGCTGTACATTCTTCTTGATGCTGTATCTGACCCTTGCCTCCTACGGGCCGTTGATTCTTGTCCAGGCTTTTGGTTACATGCCAGCCAGAGCAGCCTTCGTCTCCCAATTTTTCTGGTTGTTCAGTCTCGTTACCCTAATTGTAAGCGGTTACATTTCGGATAAACTCCAACTCCGAAAAGTAATTTCGCTGATAGGTGTTCTCGGAATGATTGCGGTAATGAGCATCTGGATCCTCACCATGCACAATCCCGTTTCAGAAACGACGATGATTTTGCTGATCTCCTTGATGGGAGGATGTCTCGGGTTTGCCTATAGCCCTTGGATGGCACTCTATTCAGAAAACCTCGAAGACCTGCATGGAGGAATACAGGCATCGGGCTGGGCAGTATGGAGCTTCGTACTCCGTATATATGCCATCATCTCCGCGATACCGCTCAATCTGATCGCCGTACGATACGGGTGGGATACGTGGTTGTGGATTACGCTGATAGGCGCGATCATCTATATACCTCTGCTCTGCTTGGGCAAGGGTCCTTGGTTCAAACGCCCGTTATCAGGGCGGATACCGACTGCGGTGGACTCGTAA
- a CDS encoding helix-turn-helix transcriptional regulator, whose translation MVSPALREYIQRIEMAPHHEEKLVLTVRGFIDLFPFMGAVLYNYSMLSQMGEGLLRANAEGLHSIRDQREDIRNMPPIYSAIREKRAVLLDSVLIRQIPAKYVHGATYALVVPIFHGANVIGYAGISGHPDGCDGINSSLVHAISFYGEQVGKALATDSLMAKSVKLTKREVEVLQRMSWGESIKEMADRIGISEFTVQDYVKSALKKLGAQNRTQGVADALRRRIIH comes from the coding sequence ATGGTCAGTCCAGCTTTGCGAGAGTATATCCAACGCATCGAAATGGCTCCTCATCACGAAGAAAAATTAGTGCTTACCGTTCGCGGATTCATTGACCTGTTTCCTTTTATGGGTGCTGTCCTGTACAACTATTCCATGCTCAGCCAAATGGGTGAAGGCTTGCTCCGGGCAAATGCCGAGGGACTGCATTCCATTCGGGATCAGCGCGAAGACATCCGCAATATGCCCCCCATTTATTCTGCCATCCGTGAAAAGCGAGCCGTCCTGCTCGATTCCGTTCTCATCAGGCAAATTCCAGCGAAGTATGTACACGGCGCCACCTACGCACTCGTCGTCCCTATTTTCCACGGTGCCAACGTGATTGGTTACGCTGGCATTTCCGGACATCCGGACGGCTGTGACGGGATCAACAGCAGTCTGGTGCACGCGATCAGCTTCTACGGTGAACAGGTAGGAAAGGCATTGGCCACTGATTCACTCATGGCCAAATCAGTCAAATTGACCAAGCGCGAAGTAGAAGTATTGCAACGGATGTCTTGGGGTGAGAGCATCAAGGAGATGGCTGACCGCATCGGCATCAGCGAATTTACCGTCCAAGATTACGTCAAGTCGGCCTTAAAAAAATTAGGTGCCCAAAATCGGACCCAAGGAGTCGCTGACGCACTACGGCGAAGAATTATTCATTAA
- a CDS encoding aldehyde dehydrogenase family protein, which produces MTATTHQALDYQLFINGTWTPAASKETFDVINPATGEVAARVAKAGLEDVEAAVATARQVYDSGVWSRKTPKERADILNRFARKIMEHGQELAYLEVISSGATIRRAMSTDILGIAFVLQQTAAFALEFPYVEGLAMTGASNNQVWREPLGVVAAITPWNFPMILAMWKLAPALAMGNSIVVKPASYTPLSTLKLAELAIESGIPAGVFNVIAGPGASIGEALVKDPRVDKVAFTGSTEVGRRIMELASGTVKRVTLELGGKSPAIVLPDADLDLTVPGLLYGFCLHSGQVCESGTRILVHDSLYDEVLERLAQLASKVKLGNPLDATTGMGPLVSRHQLDTVLGYIQTGVDEGARLVCGGKRATKGELARGYYVEPTVFADVRNDMRIAREEIFGPVASVIRYSTVEEAIEIANDTIFGLAAGVWSRDANKALKIGRELRAGTVWINDWHAMRPDAPFGGYKQSGFGRELGRHVLEEYTQVKHVHAALAPELKQRPWAGMLF; this is translated from the coding sequence ATGACAGCCACCACACACCAGGCACTGGACTACCAGTTGTTCATCAATGGTACATGGACACCAGCTGCCAGCAAAGAGACGTTTGATGTGATCAATCCGGCTACAGGAGAAGTTGCGGCACGTGTCGCCAAGGCAGGATTGGAAGACGTCGAAGCTGCGGTTGCGACGGCGAGGCAGGTGTATGATTCGGGGGTCTGGTCTCGAAAAACACCAAAGGAGCGCGCAGATATTTTGAATCGCTTTGCTCGCAAGATCATGGAGCATGGGCAGGAGCTGGCGTACCTGGAAGTCATCAGCTCAGGGGCGACGATACGACGAGCCATGAGCACAGACATTTTAGGAATTGCCTTCGTTCTTCAGCAAACAGCCGCTTTTGCGCTGGAGTTTCCTTATGTGGAGGGTCTGGCGATGACGGGGGCGAGCAACAATCAGGTCTGGCGAGAGCCACTTGGAGTAGTTGCTGCCATCACTCCTTGGAATTTTCCGATGATATTGGCGATGTGGAAGCTCGCACCGGCCTTGGCGATGGGCAATTCGATCGTGGTCAAGCCCGCGTCCTATACGCCACTGTCGACCTTGAAGCTAGCCGAGCTGGCAATAGAGTCAGGAATTCCGGCAGGGGTGTTTAATGTCATAGCGGGACCAGGTGCGAGTATTGGGGAAGCACTGGTGAAGGATCCGAGGGTGGATAAAGTAGCGTTTACGGGATCCACGGAGGTAGGTCGACGGATCATGGAGTTGGCTTCGGGGACTGTCAAGCGCGTCACCCTGGAGCTGGGCGGGAAATCACCGGCTATTGTGTTGCCTGATGCGGATCTCGACCTCACTGTTCCGGGACTCCTGTATGGATTTTGCCTACACTCGGGACAAGTATGCGAGTCCGGTACGCGCATTCTCGTTCACGATTCCTTGTACGATGAGGTACTGGAACGACTGGCGCAGCTGGCTTCCAAGGTCAAGCTCGGTAACCCGCTGGATGCGACGACTGGTATGGGGCCATTGGTGTCACGCCATCAGTTGGATACCGTGCTCGGATATATCCAAACGGGTGTTGACGAAGGCGCGCGCCTGGTCTGCGGTGGCAAGCGTGCTACAAAAGGAGAGCTTGCACGCGGGTACTATGTGGAGCCAACCGTTTTCGCAGATGTGCGCAACGATATGAGAATCGCTCGGGAAGAGATATTTGGGCCAGTTGCTTCCGTCATTCGTTATTCGACGGTAGAGGAAGCCATTGAAATAGCCAACGATACCATTTTTGGTCTGGCTGCCGGCGTGTGGAGCAGGGATGCCAATAAGGCCTTGAAAATCGGTCGGGAACTGCGAGCAGGTACGGTCTGGATCAATGACTGGCACGCGATGCGACCGGATGCTCCTTTTGGCGGATACAAGCAGAGCGGATTTGGCCGTGAGCTGGGTCGTCACGTGTTGGAGGAATATACTCAGGTGAAGCATGTCCATGCAGCTTTGGCACCAGAGCTGAAGCAGCGTCCGTGGGCAGGGATGTTATTTTAA
- a CDS encoding iron-containing alcohol dehydrogenase yields MTTAFTRYGVRTEIISGAGTRTLLPELLRGLGAKRAVLFTDQGLNRAGITDKIKELFELMPGPVQLVGVFDEIEQDAKAENVNKAARFVKECQADALISVGGGSVLDACKATKWLLHKRHHDIRDLMQGTTREMWPKAQPIPIPHIAIPTTAGTGAEVSPIAVVYNDQLKIKTNLSSPFINADIAVLDPELTVGLPPKITAFTGYDALTHAVEAYFSPRANPMTDAFALQATRMIVENLPMAVSSGADLQARANMLMASSMAITSFSLAITAIPVHNMAHAFGAKFGIPHGLANAVLLPNVMAALPQLYLPKINGFAEALGLSARDVEPQECLQQVIAFIRELRATVGLPDTFAEFGLDPESLTQIVPAVLRDPTALAFKIPPDTIMKITQEVAGLPLSVEEEAAR; encoded by the coding sequence ATGACGACAGCATTCACTCGTTATGGGGTTAGGACAGAAATAATCAGCGGGGCAGGGACACGAACGTTGCTGCCAGAGCTATTGCGGGGGCTGGGAGCAAAGCGGGCCGTGCTTTTTACCGATCAGGGTCTCAATCGTGCAGGCATCACGGACAAAATCAAGGAGTTGTTCGAGCTGATGCCTGGTCCTGTGCAATTAGTAGGCGTATTTGATGAGATCGAGCAAGATGCCAAGGCGGAAAACGTAAATAAGGCAGCCCGATTTGTAAAGGAATGTCAGGCAGATGCGCTGATATCCGTCGGGGGAGGAAGCGTTCTAGATGCGTGCAAGGCGACGAAGTGGTTGCTGCATAAAAGGCATCATGACATTCGCGACCTGATGCAGGGGACGACGAGGGAAATGTGGCCCAAAGCACAGCCGATCCCCATTCCGCATATCGCGATACCGACCACGGCAGGGACGGGTGCAGAAGTGTCTCCTATCGCAGTCGTGTACAACGATCAGCTAAAAATCAAAACCAATCTGTCCAGTCCATTTATCAATGCGGATATCGCCGTTCTCGATCCTGAGCTGACGGTCGGACTTCCACCGAAAATCACAGCCTTTACTGGATACGATGCGCTCACCCACGCGGTCGAGGCCTATTTCTCACCACGAGCCAATCCCATGACAGACGCCTTTGCCCTGCAAGCGACGAGAATGATCGTGGAAAATTTGCCGATGGCTGTGTCTTCCGGAGCTGATCTGCAAGCGAGAGCGAACATGCTGATGGCGAGCTCCATGGCGATCACCTCCTTCAGTCTCGCGATTACGGCAATCCCGGTACACAATATGGCACATGCGTTTGGAGCGAAGTTCGGGATTCCGCATGGATTGGCGAATGCCGTTCTGCTTCCGAATGTGATGGCTGCCTTGCCGCAATTATACTTGCCAAAAATCAACGGGTTCGCGGAAGCGCTGGGGCTATCCGCTCGCGATGTCGAGCCACAGGAGTGTCTACAGCAGGTCATCGCGTTTATCCGCGAACTGCGGGCGACCGTCGGCTTGCCTGACACTTTTGCAGAATTCGGATTGGATCCGGAAAGCCTGACGCAGATTGTTCCGGCGGTGCTCCGTGATCCGACTGCGCTCGCATTCAAGATACCGCCAGATACGATTATGAAAATTACCCAAGAGGTAGCAGGTTTGCCATTATCCGTAGAGGAGGAGGCTGCACGATGA